The following coding sequences lie in one bacterium genomic window:
- a CDS encoding IS66 family transposase gives MEIGVASLCDWVGRMADLLRPIYDGLKTELLAGRLIQSDDTPVPYQLDTLKARTATGYLWTYLCESSKLVLYDFTPSHSRAGPSSFMSGFEGTLLTDGHASYNEVVQCGNLIHAGCWAHARRKFYDARLDDRRRCGQMLKLIQELFAVERRAKEAREAPDSPFGDADHLALRRAASAPLVAEIRSCADAWSLEVLPRSAVGKAVGYLLNQWHPLTRFLDDPTLPLHNNASERAMRHVVIGRRNWTFAGSADGGHRAAIIYSIVVTCRLHGLDPFAYLRDVIDRLPRGEDPAILLPAAWKADQLAPTRCNS, from the coding sequence GTGGAGATCGGCGTCGCGTCGCTGTGCGACTGGGTGGGCCGGATGGCGGATCTGCTCCGGCCGATCTATGACGGCCTGAAGACCGAGCTTCTGGCGGGCCGCCTGATCCAATCGGATGACACGCCGGTGCCGTACCAGCTGGATACCTTGAAGGCGCGGACGGCCACCGGTTACCTGTGGACCTACCTTTGCGAATCGTCGAAGCTGGTGTTGTACGACTTTACCCCGTCGCACAGCCGGGCGGGCCCGTCATCTTTCATGTCGGGTTTCGAGGGGACACTGCTGACCGACGGCCATGCCAGCTACAACGAGGTCGTTCAATGCGGCAACCTGATCCATGCGGGTTGTTGGGCTCATGCGCGGCGCAAGTTCTACGATGCCCGCCTGGACGATCGCCGTCGCTGTGGACAGATGTTGAAGTTGATCCAGGAACTCTTCGCCGTGGAGCGGAGGGCCAAGGAGGCGCGGGAGGCCCCGGACTCGCCGTTCGGCGACGCCGATCACCTGGCGCTACGCCGCGCGGCGTCGGCCCCGCTGGTCGCAGAGATTCGATCTTGTGCCGACGCCTGGTCACTGGAGGTTCTGCCGCGCAGCGCCGTCGGCAAGGCCGTGGGCTATCTGCTCAACCAGTGGCATCCGCTGACGCGCTTCCTCGATGATCCGACCTTGCCGCTTCATAACAACGCTTCCGAGCGGGCCATGCGTCACGTGGTGATCGGGCGGCGAAACTGGACGTTCGCGGGCAGTGCCGACGGCGGGCACCGTGCGGCGATCATCTACTCGATCGTCGTGACCTGTCGGCTCCACGGGCTGGACCCGTTCGCATACCTCCGCGACGTCATCGATCGCCTGCCCCGCGGCGAAGACCCCGCGATCCTCCTGCCCGCAGCCTGGAAGGCCGATCAACTCGCACCCACCCGCTGCAACTCCTGA
- a CDS encoding SDR family oxidoreductase, translating to MNVAFITGGSSGIGRACVEKFLSADTAVGFIDANKVLGEELVSAYTDASLYFYHGDVCLVSDVEAAIIGTYNRFGKINVVFANAGIYEENNVHNITESSWDRVIDTNLKAVVFTINKAIRYLDGQHGGAIVINASDQCFVAKTNSLAYGASKAGLGQITKSIAVDLAKQNVRVNAICPGAIKTNLNIESKRRMAEEQYSGDISRVWAEEETKYPLGRIGSAVEVAELVFFLASERSSFITGSLVTIDGGYTAI from the coding sequence ATGAATGTAGCGTTCATTACAGGTGGATCTAGCGGAATAGGGAGGGCATGTGTTGAAAAGTTTCTATCCGCAGACACTGCTGTGGGCTTCATCGACGCAAACAAAGTACTAGGCGAGGAACTGGTGAGTGCTTACACAGATGCCAGCCTGTACTTCTATCATGGAGACGTCTGTCTTGTCTCAGATGTCGAGGCTGCCATAATAGGTACGTACAATAGGTTTGGCAAGATCAATGTCGTGTTTGCAAACGCAGGCATATACGAAGAGAATAACGTTCACAACATAACGGAGTCATCGTGGGATAGAGTGATAGATACCAATCTGAAAGCTGTCGTCTTTACGATAAACAAGGCCATCAGGTATTTGGATGGTCAACATGGGGGAGCAATAGTAATTAATGCGTCGGACCAATGTTTCGTCGCCAAAACGAATTCATTGGCCTACGGCGCAAGCAAGGCAGGATTAGGCCAGATTACGAAGAGCATCGCTGTCGATTTGGCAAAGCAGAATGTTCGTGTCAACGCCATTTGTCCAGGCGCTATAAAGACAAACTTGAATATTGAGAGCAAACGTAGGATGGCCGAAGAACAGTACTCCGGAGATATCTCCAGAGTCTGGGCGGAAGAAGAAACTAAGTACCCATTAGGAAGAATCGGAAGTGCAGTTGAAGTGGCGGAGTTAGTCTTTTTTCTTGCAAGCGAGAGGTCCAGTTTTATCACAGGAAGCCTAGTGACTATAGATGGTGGTTATACGGCAATCTAA
- a CDS encoding HAD hydrolase-like protein — MLTEMKYEYIIFDFDGVVVDSKEVKEDAYVEVFRNFGAKYSSAIRELYRDNVGKPRELVIKTVLSCVIGKECSSRQIAALSDAFSTIAFTNVIKKGPIPGLSAFLGRWQGTVQYVIVSLSPVAEVVAFLEACSLHDYFLDVKGGPANKAHNITTLLTQYDVEPLHVLHIGDTVADYAISRNIGCKFIRMRSPGATWGEQNGVDVDAIDGYAELDKWLEASMRRGL; from the coding sequence GTGCTGACTGAGATGAAATACGAATATATCATCTTTGATTTTGATGGCGTTGTTGTCGACAGCAAAGAGGTGAAGGAAGACGCATATGTGGAGGTGTTTCGCAACTTTGGCGCTAAGTACTCCAGTGCTATCAGGGAGCTCTATAGAGACAATGTGGGAAAACCACGAGAGCTCGTGATTAAGACGGTGCTATCCTGTGTCATAGGCAAGGAGTGCTCCTCTAGGCAGATCGCAGCGTTAAGTGATGCATTCTCCACAATCGCATTTACCAATGTGATTAAGAAAGGGCCTATTCCCGGCCTGTCGGCGTTTTTGGGTAGATGGCAAGGCACAGTACAATATGTCATAGTATCACTGTCACCGGTTGCGGAAGTAGTTGCGTTTCTTGAGGCGTGCTCACTCCACGACTATTTCTTGGATGTCAAGGGAGGCCCTGCGAACAAGGCGCACAACATTACGACACTGCTTACTCAATACGATGTGGAGCCGCTGCATGTACTTCACATAGGTGACACAGTAGCGGACTATGCAATATCGCGAAACATCGGATGCAAGTTTATTCGCATGCGTTCTCCAGGTGCTACGTGGGGTGAGCAGAATGGCGTGGATGTAGACGCGATTGATGGCTACGCTGAGTTGGATAAGTGGTTAGAGGCTTCGATGAGAAGGGGATTATGA
- a CDS encoding ATP-binding protein, with translation MERSERDELNSFASTIFLMMGRTAAGKTSLAKYVSRIHELTYISESAVKMSLVTEYSNKNSLDEHLRDRGYRKAIGLICEERLPLVIDASFHKAFRRKWLYRRAKALKSHVVILYVLCSNTKMTFERIAQRQSMTYRAETLGNTEDIYHHVHSGFEELSNDEIPADVPAAYIKVDTAANKILYHCCTCQFSAQVHERLLTAINAYLSLRSAD, from the coding sequence ATGGAGAGAAGCGAGCGGGACGAGCTGAACAGTTTTGCCTCGACCATATTCTTGATGATGGGAAGAACAGCAGCAGGCAAAACTTCGCTCGCCAAGTACGTATCTCGTATCCATGAATTGACCTATATATCTGAAAGTGCAGTGAAAATGTCTTTGGTGACAGAGTATAGCAATAAGAATAGCCTTGATGAACACCTTCGGGACCGAGGCTATCGGAAGGCTATTGGTCTCATTTGCGAGGAGAGACTACCTCTGGTGATCGATGCATCGTTTCACAAGGCTTTCAGGAGAAAGTGGTTGTACAGGAGGGCTAAAGCGCTCAAGTCGCATGTAGTAATCTTGTACGTTCTGTGCTCCAATACGAAAATGACATTCGAGAGGATCGCACAGCGCCAATCAATGACATATCGAGCCGAGACTCTAGGAAATACAGAGGATATATATCACCACGTTCACTCTGGATTCGAAGAGCTTAGTAACGACGAAATCCCAGCTGATGTTCCCGCAGCATATATAAAGGTCGATACAGCAGCTAACAAGATACTGTATCATTGCTGCACGTGCCAGTTCAGCGCGCAAGTCCATGAGAGATTACTCACTGCGATCAACGCCTACTTGTCTTTGAGAAGTGCTGACTGA